A stretch of Allostreptomyces psammosilenae DNA encodes these proteins:
- a CDS encoding SpoIIE family protein phosphatase, which yields MGSEEGGTGRHVDDHALLAWSFAQAPLFLGIYDTDDGELRIRWLNQSTAAILRLDPEAVRGRYFAEALPDPMFASFAEGLHRVLATGRPEHFEDYGQAPGQEKAHAWSVSMWPVRDPDGHMRGIAVAALDNSEQHRARQRLALVNEASVRIGSTLDITRTAEELAEVSVPGLADFVSVDLLDSVFRDLRPPNAARPPDAATAAHQDTGAVVLRRAAHLSTREGTPEAAVPLGEAAAYPDFSPPATCLTTGRTVLSNAGDAGFAGWVASSADQAAAIETHGFHTLMAVPLRARGTTLGVAVFARRQTREPFTGDDVLLAEEFAARAAVCVDNARRYTRERATALTLQHSLLPRYLPSQAAVDVASHYQPAGSQFGVGGDWFDVIPLSGARVALVVGDVVGHGVHASATMGRLRTAVRTLADVDLAPDELLTQLDDLVLHLSAETGATTAASRPNGPGALGALGAPDASGAQGAPDAGEDGGPGAGDAVGPTGATCLYAVYDPISRRCTLARAGHPAPVLVTPDGRAECLDLPSGPRLGMGGLPFESTELELPEGSLLALYTDGLISSRERDLDQGIAELLRTLATPAPSLEATVDRVLTALLPEKPVDDVALLLARTRSLGPGRVATWQLADDPVVVADARKYVSDQLARWGLEEAAFVTELVVSELVTNAIRHAGGPIELRLIHDHTLICEVSDGSSSAPHLRRARVYDEGGRGLMLVAQLTGRWGSRQTPTGKTIWAEQYLPSV from the coding sequence ATGGGCAGCGAAGAGGGCGGCACGGGGCGGCACGTGGACGATCACGCCCTGCTGGCCTGGTCGTTCGCCCAGGCCCCGCTCTTCCTCGGCATCTACGACACCGACGACGGCGAACTGCGCATCCGCTGGCTCAACCAGTCCACCGCCGCCATCCTGCGCCTCGACCCCGAGGCCGTCCGCGGCCGCTACTTCGCCGAGGCGCTGCCGGACCCGATGTTCGCCTCCTTCGCCGAGGGCCTGCACCGGGTCCTCGCCACCGGACGGCCGGAACACTTCGAGGACTACGGGCAGGCCCCCGGCCAGGAGAAGGCACACGCCTGGTCCGTCAGCATGTGGCCGGTGCGGGACCCCGACGGCCACATGCGCGGCATCGCCGTCGCCGCACTCGACAACAGCGAGCAGCACCGGGCCCGGCAGCGCCTCGCCCTCGTCAACGAGGCCAGCGTGCGCATCGGCAGCACGCTCGACATCACCCGCACGGCCGAGGAACTCGCCGAGGTCAGCGTGCCCGGCCTCGCCGACTTCGTCAGCGTCGACCTGCTCGACTCCGTCTTCCGCGACCTCCGCCCGCCGAACGCGGCGCGCCCACCCGACGCCGCGACCGCCGCCCACCAGGACACCGGCGCAGTCGTGCTGCGCCGCGCGGCGCACCTGTCCACCCGCGAAGGCACCCCGGAGGCCGCCGTCCCGCTCGGCGAGGCTGCCGCCTACCCGGACTTCTCACCCCCCGCCACCTGCCTGACCACCGGCCGAACCGTGCTCAGCAACGCCGGGGACGCCGGTTTCGCCGGCTGGGTCGCCAGCTCCGCCGACCAGGCCGCCGCCATCGAGACCCACGGCTTCCACACCCTGATGGCCGTGCCGCTGCGCGCCCGCGGCACCACCCTGGGCGTCGCCGTCTTCGCCCGCCGCCAGACCCGCGAACCCTTCACCGGGGACGACGTGCTCCTCGCCGAGGAGTTCGCCGCCCGCGCCGCCGTCTGCGTGGACAACGCCCGCCGCTACACCCGCGAACGCGCCACCGCCCTCACCCTCCAGCACAGCCTGCTCCCCCGCTACCTGCCCAGCCAGGCCGCCGTGGACGTCGCCTCGCACTACCAGCCGGCCGGCTCCCAGTTCGGCGTGGGCGGCGACTGGTTCGACGTCATCCCGCTCTCCGGGGCCCGGGTGGCGCTGGTCGTCGGCGACGTCGTCGGCCACGGCGTCCACGCCTCGGCCACCATGGGCCGGCTGCGCACCGCCGTGCGCACCCTGGCCGACGTCGATCTCGCCCCCGACGAACTGCTGACCCAGCTCGACGACCTCGTCCTGCACCTGTCCGCCGAGACCGGCGCCACCACCGCGGCCAGCCGGCCGAACGGCCCCGGCGCCCTGGGCGCCCTCGGCGCCCCCGACGCGTCCGGCGCCCAGGGCGCGCCCGACGCCGGGGAGGACGGCGGACCGGGCGCGGGCGACGCCGTCGGCCCGACCGGCGCGACCTGCCTGTACGCCGTCTACGACCCGATCTCCCGCCGCTGCACCCTGGCCCGCGCCGGGCATCCGGCCCCCGTCCTGGTCACCCCGGACGGCCGCGCCGAATGCCTCGACCTGCCCAGCGGACCACGGCTCGGCATGGGCGGGCTCCCCTTCGAGTCCACCGAGCTGGAACTGCCCGAGGGCAGCCTGCTCGCCCTGTACACCGACGGCCTGATCTCCTCGCGCGAACGCGACCTCGACCAGGGCATCGCCGAGCTGCTCCGCACCCTGGCCACCCCGGCCCCCTCGCTGGAGGCCACCGTGGACCGCGTGCTCACCGCCCTGCTGCCCGAGAAGCCAGTGGACGACGTCGCCCTGCTGCTGGCCCGCACCCGCTCCCTCGGCCCCGGACGGGTCGCCACCTGGCAGCTCGCCGACGACCCGGTCGTCGTCGCCGACGCCCGCAAGTACGTCTCCGACCAGCTCGCCCGCTGGGGGCTGGAGGAGGCCGCCTTCGTCACCGAGCTGGTGGTCAGCGAGCTCGTCACCAACGCGATCCGCCACGCCGGCGGCCCCATCGAGCTCCGGCTGATCCACGACCACACGCTGATCTGCGAGGTCTCCGACGGCAGCAGCAGCGCCCCGCACCTGCGCCGTGCCCGCGTCTACGACGAGGGCGGACGCGGCCTGATGCTCGTCGCCCAGCTCACCGGCCGCTGGGGCTCCCGGCAGACCCCCACCGGCAAGACCATCTGGGCCGAGCAGTACCTCCCCAGCGTCTGA
- a CDS encoding glycoside hydrolase family 53 protein, translated as MSRSTAPHRTGRRAAPRWLLAGTAALTAVGLLAPAASATPGADAAGLPRLANGGFEEATASGRPADWTVRPGRAADAVRLTAGGHSGAHHLTLGLPAAPADADAGAGTGTGEASSAAAPAGGAPVEARQRLRGLDRGEWTLTAWVRASGEGAGWIALENCGGPERRTAVPAGAGEEWVRVVVSTTVRGGACTAVLGGAGTAGAVAEFDDVTLTPGGAPLAIRGGDVSTLPKALDLGATFADARGREAEALDVLAAGGMNYARLRIWVDPADGYTNKEQTLRIAREIKARGMGLLVDFHYSDTWADPGKQFKPAAWESHTPDQLEQAVHDHTYDVLKALADQGTPADMAQIGNEINGGMLWPDGRYDNWDQLAAFLRAGVAGSREASPDTAIVLHIADAGKLDTVQWWFDQATARGVDFDVIGLSYYSYWHGSLDELQTTLDTVTARYGKPVAVVETAYPFTLEEADHELNVINPSSPVTDGYPVSPAGQAANFRDVQSVVQAVPGGMGLGVFYWEPTWTAVPGLGWDPADPSSGDGWENQAVFDFDGHALPAVREFRAR; from the coding sequence ATGAGCCGCAGCACCGCACCCCACCGCACCGGCCGGAGAGCGGCCCCGCGCTGGCTGCTCGCCGGCACCGCCGCGCTCACCGCCGTGGGCCTGCTGGCCCCGGCGGCCTCCGCCACCCCCGGCGCCGACGCCGCCGGCCTCCCCCGGCTGGCGAACGGCGGCTTCGAGGAGGCGACCGCCTCCGGCCGGCCCGCCGACTGGACGGTCCGGCCCGGGCGGGCCGCCGACGCCGTCCGGCTCACCGCCGGCGGCCACTCCGGCGCCCACCACCTCACCCTGGGCTTGCCCGCCGCCCCCGCCGACGCCGACGCCGGCGCCGGCACCGGCACCGGCGAGGCCTCCTCCGCCGCCGCGCCGGCCGGCGGGGCGCCCGTCGAGGCCCGCCAGCGCCTGCGCGGCCTGGACCGCGGCGAGTGGACGCTGACCGCCTGGGTCCGCGCCAGCGGCGAGGGGGCCGGCTGGATCGCCCTGGAGAACTGCGGCGGCCCCGAGCGCCGCACCGCCGTGCCGGCCGGTGCCGGCGAGGAGTGGGTGCGCGTCGTGGTCTCCACCACCGTGCGCGGCGGCGCGTGCACGGCCGTGCTGGGCGGCGCCGGGACGGCCGGGGCCGTCGCCGAGTTCGACGACGTCACCCTCACCCCGGGCGGCGCCCCGCTGGCCATCCGCGGCGGCGACGTCTCCACTCTGCCCAAGGCCCTGGACCTCGGCGCCACCTTCGCCGACGCCCGCGGCCGCGAGGCGGAGGCGCTGGACGTCCTCGCCGCCGGCGGCATGAACTACGCCCGGCTGCGGATCTGGGTGGATCCGGCCGACGGCTACACCAACAAGGAGCAGACGCTCCGGATCGCCCGCGAGATCAAGGCCCGCGGCATGGGCCTGCTCGTCGACTTCCACTACTCCGACACCTGGGCCGACCCGGGCAAGCAGTTCAAGCCCGCCGCCTGGGAGTCCCACACCCCCGACCAGCTCGAACAGGCCGTCCACGACCACACCTACGACGTGCTGAAGGCGCTGGCCGACCAGGGCACCCCGGCCGACATGGCGCAGATCGGCAACGAGATCAACGGCGGCATGCTCTGGCCCGACGGCCGCTACGACAACTGGGACCAGCTCGCCGCCTTCCTGCGCGCCGGCGTCGCCGGCTCCCGGGAGGCGTCCCCCGACACGGCCATCGTGCTGCACATCGCCGACGCCGGGAAGCTGGACACCGTCCAGTGGTGGTTCGACCAGGCCACCGCGCGCGGCGTCGACTTCGACGTGATCGGACTGTCCTACTACTCCTACTGGCACGGTTCGCTGGACGAGCTCCAGACCACCCTGGACACCGTCACCGCCCGCTACGGCAAGCCCGTGGCCGTCGTGGAGACCGCCTACCCCTTCACCCTGGAGGAGGCCGACCACGAGCTGAACGTGATCAACCCCAGCAGCCCGGTGACCGACGGCTACCCCGTCTCGCCGGCCGGGCAGGCCGCCAACTTCCGCGACGTGCAGTCCGTCGTGCAGGCCGTCCCCGGCGGCATGGGCCTGGGCGTCTTCTACTGGGAACCCACCTGGACGGCGGTCCCCGGCCTCGGCTGGGACCCGGCCGACCCCTCCTCCGGGGACGGCTGGGAGAACCAGGCGGTCTTCGACTTCGACGGCCACGCCCTGCCCGCGGTGCGGGAGTTCCGCGCCCGCTGA
- a CDS encoding beta-galactosidase, whose translation MRPIDPVTDTLAYGGDYNPEQWSEEVWREDVKLMREAGVNLVSLGIFSWVRLEPREGEYDFGWLDLIMDLLHEGGIRVDLATPTAAPPAWFSRAHPESLPMTREGYRQGTGSRQSFCPSSPAYRAAAARITEAIARRYADHPALAMWHSHNEFGNHNAACWCPESAADFRRWLRARYGTLDALNDAWGTAFWGQRYGDWEEIDVPRITPTAVNPCQQLDFMRFSSDAHLANYTAERDILRRYTPGVPVTTNFMANTCKNIDYWRWAPEVDVVSNDHYLIAERPDNQIELALAADLTRSLAGGAPWILMEHSTGAVNWQPRNIAKRPGEMHRNSLAHVARGADGVLFFQWRAARAGAEKFHSAMLPHGGTDTRTWREVVALGDRVRTLTEVRGSRVVADAAVVWDWNSWWALELDWRPSVELRYIERIEAYYEQLWRDHRTVDFVRPDTDPADLARYPMVVVPSLYLLREDAAAGLRAYVEGGGHLVVSYFSGIVDEHDAVHSGRYPGALREVLGLSVEQWAPLREGERVGLALADGADGVPSLARFGDGGPAASADVWTEELRLEGAEAVLRYTSGPAAGLPAVTRHRLGAGTAWYVSTRLDGAGLAAVLAAAGADAGLPAAPELPAGVELVRRRSEDAEYLFAINHTAEDATVPGSGTELFTGAECAGVLPVPAGEVRVLRTAPSSAE comes from the coding sequence ATGCGCCCCATCGACCCCGTCACCGACACCCTCGCCTACGGGGGCGACTACAACCCGGAACAGTGGTCCGAGGAGGTCTGGCGGGAGGACGTCAAGCTGATGCGGGAGGCCGGGGTCAACCTGGTCAGCCTCGGCATCTTCTCCTGGGTGCGCCTGGAGCCGCGCGAGGGCGAGTACGACTTCGGCTGGCTGGACCTGATCATGGACCTGCTGCACGAGGGCGGCATCCGGGTCGACCTGGCCACCCCCACGGCCGCGCCGCCCGCCTGGTTCAGTCGGGCGCACCCGGAGAGCCTGCCGATGACCCGCGAGGGCTACCGCCAGGGCACCGGCTCCCGGCAGTCGTTCTGCCCCTCCAGCCCCGCCTACCGGGCCGCCGCCGCCCGGATCACCGAGGCGATCGCCCGGCGCTACGCCGACCACCCGGCGCTGGCCATGTGGCACTCGCACAACGAGTTCGGCAACCACAACGCCGCGTGCTGGTGCCCGGAGTCGGCCGCGGACTTCCGCCGCTGGCTGCGGGCCCGCTACGGCACCCTGGACGCCCTCAACGACGCATGGGGCACCGCCTTCTGGGGCCAGCGCTACGGCGACTGGGAGGAGATCGACGTCCCCCGGATCACCCCGACCGCGGTCAACCCCTGCCAGCAACTCGACTTCATGCGCTTCTCCTCCGACGCGCACCTGGCCAACTACACGGCCGAGCGGGACATCCTGCGCCGGTACACCCCCGGCGTCCCGGTGACCACCAACTTCATGGCGAACACCTGCAAGAACATCGACTACTGGCGGTGGGCGCCGGAGGTGGACGTCGTCTCCAACGACCACTACCTGATCGCCGAGCGCCCGGACAACCAGATCGAGCTGGCGCTCGCCGCCGACCTCACCCGCTCCCTCGCCGGCGGCGCCCCCTGGATCCTGATGGAGCACTCCACCGGCGCGGTCAACTGGCAGCCCCGCAACATCGCCAAGCGCCCCGGCGAGATGCACCGCAACAGCCTGGCCCACGTGGCCCGCGGCGCCGACGGCGTGCTGTTCTTCCAGTGGCGGGCGGCCCGCGCCGGCGCCGAGAAGTTCCACTCGGCGATGCTGCCGCACGGCGGCACCGACACCCGCACCTGGCGGGAGGTCGTCGCCCTCGGCGACCGGGTGCGCACGCTGACCGAGGTGCGCGGCAGCCGGGTCGTCGCGGACGCGGCGGTCGTCTGGGACTGGAACTCCTGGTGGGCGCTGGAGCTGGACTGGCGGCCCTCGGTGGAGCTGCGCTACATCGAGCGGATCGAGGCCTACTACGAGCAGCTGTGGCGCGACCACCGCACGGTGGACTTCGTCCGGCCGGACACCGACCCGGCCGACCTCGCCCGCTACCCGATGGTCGTCGTGCCCAGCCTGTACCTGCTGCGCGAGGACGCCGCGGCCGGCCTGCGGGCCTACGTCGAGGGCGGCGGCCACCTGGTGGTGTCGTACTTCTCCGGGATCGTCGACGAGCACGACGCGGTGCACTCCGGCCGCTACCCCGGCGCGCTGCGCGAGGTGCTGGGCCTGAGCGTGGAGCAGTGGGCGCCGCTGCGGGAGGGCGAACGGGTCGGCCTGGCGCTCGCCGACGGCGCCGACGGCGTCCCCTCCCTCGCCCGCTTCGGCGACGGCGGCCCGGCCGCCTCCGCGGACGTCTGGACCGAGGAGCTCCGCCTGGAGGGCGCCGAGGCCGTGCTGCGCTACACCAGCGGCCCGGCCGCCGGCCTGCCCGCCGTCACCCGGCACCGGCTCGGCGCGGGCACCGCCTGGTACGTCTCCACCCGGCTGGACGGCGCCGGCCTGGCCGCGGTGCTGGCCGCCGCCGGCGCGGACGCCGGCCTCCCCGCCGCCCCCGAGCTGCCCGCCGGCGTGGAGCTGGTCCGCCGCCGGAGCGAGGACGCCGAGTACCTGTTCGCCATCAACCACACCGCCGAGGACGCCACGGTGCCCGGCAGCGGCACCGAGTTGTTCACCGGCGCCGAGTGCGCGGGCGTCCTGCCGGTGCCGGCCGGCGAGGTGCGGGTGCTGCGCACCGCGCCGAGCAGCGCCGAGTAG
- a CDS encoding ABC transporter substrate-binding protein, producing the protein MKLIGIRIAALTTSAALLAAGCSVGAGEDRTELTFWSWAPNIDQVVEIWNAEHPDVHVTVSKQAAGDELVTKLLTASGAGNPPDLAQVEYQALPNLASNGALADISGYVGDLGENFADGVWQQVTLGTDAVYGVPQDAAPMMLYYRQDLFAEHGLQVPTTWEEFGEVARQVRQIDPDAYLTTFSSTDPGAFAGLTQQAGAEWWSIEGESWRIGVDDEATVKVAEFWDQLVTEDAVDDVPMFTPEWNSGMGNGTYWSWPSAVWAPGNLASIAADNAGDWAAAPLPQWEGTAPATGSWGGSSTGVMAGSEHQAEAAEFAAWLNTDPVAVSALVEQAGIYPADQAAQQALEEPPAYFSNQPDYYELASEVADTTAGVTWGPNVNVAYNAFKDAFGSAITRRTPFADAARAMQDAVFRNMADDGFSVNQ; encoded by the coding sequence ATGAAGCTCATCGGCATCCGGATCGCGGCGCTCACCACGAGCGCCGCCCTCCTCGCTGCCGGCTGCTCCGTGGGCGCCGGAGAGGACCGAACGGAACTCACCTTCTGGTCCTGGGCGCCCAACATCGATCAGGTCGTGGAGATCTGGAACGCCGAACACCCGGACGTCCACGTCACGGTCAGCAAGCAGGCCGCGGGCGACGAGCTCGTCACCAAGCTGCTCACCGCCTCCGGCGCCGGGAACCCGCCGGACCTCGCCCAGGTCGAGTACCAGGCCCTGCCGAACCTGGCGAGCAACGGCGCGCTCGCCGACATCTCCGGGTACGTGGGAGACCTCGGCGAGAACTTCGCGGACGGCGTCTGGCAGCAGGTCACTCTCGGGACCGACGCCGTCTACGGCGTCCCGCAGGACGCCGCCCCGATGATGCTCTACTACCGCCAGGACCTCTTCGCCGAGCACGGCCTCCAGGTGCCCACCACCTGGGAGGAGTTCGGCGAGGTCGCCCGGCAGGTCCGGCAGATCGACCCGGACGCCTACCTGACCACCTTCTCCTCCACCGACCCCGGCGCCTTCGCCGGCCTCACCCAGCAGGCCGGTGCCGAGTGGTGGAGCATCGAGGGGGAGAGCTGGCGGATCGGCGTCGACGACGAGGCCACCGTGAAGGTCGCCGAGTTCTGGGACCAGCTGGTCACCGAGGACGCGGTGGACGACGTGCCGATGTTCACCCCCGAGTGGAACAGCGGCATGGGCAACGGCACCTACTGGTCCTGGCCCTCCGCGGTGTGGGCGCCGGGCAACCTGGCCTCGATCGCCGCCGACAACGCCGGCGACTGGGCCGCGGCGCCGCTGCCGCAGTGGGAGGGGACGGCGCCCGCCACCGGCAGCTGGGGCGGCTCCTCCACCGGCGTGATGGCCGGCTCCGAGCACCAGGCGGAGGCCGCCGAGTTCGCCGCCTGGCTCAACACCGACCCGGTCGCCGTCTCGGCGCTGGTCGAGCAGGCCGGCATCTACCCGGCCGACCAGGCGGCCCAGCAGGCCCTGGAGGAGCCCCCGGCCTACTTCTCGAACCAGCCGGACTACTACGAGCTGGCCAGCGAGGTCGCCGACACCACGGCCGGCGTCACCTGGGGGCCCAACGTGAACGTCGCTTACAACGCGTTCAAGGACGCCTTCGGCTCGGCCATCACCCGTCGCACCCCGTTCGCGGACGCCGCCCGCGCCATGCAGGACGCGGTGTTCCGGAACATGGCCGACGACGGCTTCTCGGTGAACCAGTGA
- a CDS encoding carbohydrate ABC transporter permease: protein MSSAPTAGGVGRRVSRTAPYAFILPAAVLFVVFMLVPIAYTVFLSFRRTQAIGLGLGPNSREQVFAGWENYAATLTDPELLDSTVRVLGYGLILVPVMLGLALLFALLLDTPRVLLARFARISIFLPYAVPVIIASLLWGFFYLPSVSPVTAVAEALGLPAPDFLGLDNILVSVANIGVWGGVGFNMLVIYTSLRSIPQEVYEAARLDGCSEVQIALRVKIPMVMPSIILTSVFSIIATLQVFSEPKMLSPLTNSISTTWTPLMKVYRDAFIANDIYSAAATSVIIAVVTLVLSLGFLRLVNNRAFGGEQR, encoded by the coding sequence ATGTCATCGGCCCCCACGGCGGGCGGCGTCGGGAGGAGAGTCTCCCGCACGGCCCCGTACGCCTTCATCCTCCCGGCGGCGGTGCTCTTCGTCGTCTTCATGCTGGTCCCGATCGCCTACACGGTCTTCCTCAGCTTCCGCCGGACGCAGGCGATCGGCCTGGGCCTCGGACCGAACTCCCGTGAGCAGGTCTTCGCCGGGTGGGAGAACTACGCCGCCACGCTCACCGACCCCGAGCTGCTGGACAGCACCGTGCGGGTGCTCGGCTACGGCCTGATCCTGGTGCCGGTCATGCTCGGGCTGGCGCTGCTGTTCGCCCTGCTGCTGGACACCCCGCGGGTGCTGCTCGCCCGGTTCGCCCGCATCTCGATCTTCCTGCCGTACGCGGTGCCGGTGATCATCGCCTCCCTGCTGTGGGGCTTCTTCTACCTGCCGTCGGTCAGCCCGGTCACCGCCGTCGCCGAGGCCCTCGGCCTGCCCGCCCCGGACTTCCTGGGCCTGGACAACATCCTGGTGTCCGTCGCCAACATCGGCGTGTGGGGCGGCGTCGGCTTCAACATGCTGGTGATCTACACCTCGCTGCGCTCCATCCCGCAGGAGGTCTACGAGGCCGCCCGGCTGGACGGCTGCTCCGAGGTGCAGATCGCGCTGCGGGTCAAGATCCCGATGGTGATGCCGTCGATCATCCTGACCAGCGTGTTCTCGATCATCGCGACGCTCCAGGTGTTCAGCGAGCCGAAGATGCTCTCGCCGCTGACCAACTCCATCTCCACCACCTGGACCCCGCTGATGAAGGTCTACCGCGACGCCTTCATCGCCAACGACATCTACTCGGCCGCCGCCACCTCGGTGATCATCGCCGTGGTCACCCTGGTGCTCTCCCTGGGCTTCCTGCGGCTGGTCAACAACCGCGCCTTCGGAGGTGAGCAGCGGTGA
- a CDS encoding carbohydrate ABC transporter permease, protein MSTTLAPGATPTLTAGPVGGARRPSGRRPPLLASAVLLLGALYCLLPVLWVVTAATKDNTELFSTFTFWPSGSLLDNIRELSAYRDGLFWRWMLNTAVFAGVGAVASTLVSGMCGYAMAKYRFRGRNVMFNVLLAGVLVPGVVLAVPQYLLLAELSMTDTYWSVLLPSIISPYGIYLARIFAAASVPDDVMEAARTDGAGEWRIFTRIALPVMVPGLVTVFLFQFVAIWNNFMLPFIMLSDDTRFPVTVGLYSLLNQGASQPALYTLVITGALLAVLPLILLFLLLQRYWRVDMLAGAVK, encoded by the coding sequence GTGAGCACGACCCTCGCCCCGGGGGCGACCCCGACCCTGACCGCGGGACCGGTGGGGGGCGCCCGCCGCCCGTCCGGCCGCCGCCCGCCGCTGCTGGCGAGCGCGGTGCTGCTGCTCGGCGCGCTGTACTGCCTGCTCCCGGTGCTGTGGGTGGTCACGGCGGCCACCAAGGACAACACCGAGCTGTTCTCCACCTTCACCTTCTGGCCGTCCGGCAGCCTGCTGGACAACATCCGGGAGCTGAGCGCCTACCGCGACGGGCTGTTCTGGCGCTGGATGCTGAACACGGCGGTGTTCGCCGGCGTCGGCGCGGTGGCCTCCACCCTGGTGTCCGGGATGTGCGGCTACGCCATGGCGAAGTACCGCTTCCGCGGGCGCAACGTGATGTTCAACGTGCTGCTGGCCGGCGTGCTGGTGCCGGGCGTGGTGCTGGCCGTGCCGCAGTACCTGCTGCTGGCCGAGCTGAGCATGACCGACACCTACTGGTCGGTGCTGCTGCCCAGCATCATCAGCCCGTACGGGATCTACCTGGCGCGGATCTTCGCCGCCGCCTCGGTGCCGGACGACGTGATGGAGGCCGCCCGCACCGACGGCGCGGGGGAGTGGCGGATCTTCACCCGGATCGCGCTGCCGGTGATGGTGCCCGGCCTGGTGACGGTGTTCCTCTTCCAGTTCGTGGCGATCTGGAACAACTTCATGCTGCCGTTCATCATGCTCAGCGACGACACCCGGTTCCCGGTGACGGTCGGCCTGTACAGCCTGCTGAACCAGGGCGCCTCGCAGCCCGCGCTGTACACCCTGGTGATCACCGGCGCGCTGCTGGCGGTGCTGCCGCTGATCCTGCTGTTCCTGCTCCTCCAGCGGTACTGGCGGGTGGACATGCTCGCCGGCGCGGTGAAGTAG
- a CDS encoding LacI family DNA-binding transcriptional regulator, which translates to MTAQQFGAPAGTRPGRRRPTIKDVAAVAGVSRGTVSRVLNGGTNVSPSAMDAVNRAIERTGYVLNRNARSLVTQRAWSVAFVLAEPQERFFEDPNFSTLLRGCTAELGKHDIPLLLATAGTQEERGRVVRFLGSGHVDGVLLVSTHAGNPLLEELSRGDLPVVACGRPMGHERRVAYVAADDREGARDVVRYLRERGRRRVATITGPLDTPGGVQRLEGYRDVVGSDGPDLVAHGDYTQRSGEEAMRQLLERAPDLDAVFVASDLMALGALTALRRAGRRVPEDVAVAGFDDAPIAVGAEPPLTTVRQPMERISAELVRLLMARIAGEEPSAVILPTELVVRRSA; encoded by the coding sequence GTGACAGCGCAGCAGTTCGGAGCCCCGGCCGGAACCCGGCCGGGCCGTCGGCGTCCGACCATCAAGGACGTGGCGGCGGTGGCCGGGGTGTCCCGGGGGACGGTCTCGCGCGTCCTCAACGGCGGCACCAACGTCAGTCCGTCGGCCATGGACGCGGTCAACCGCGCCATCGAGCGCACCGGCTACGTCCTCAACCGCAACGCCCGCAGCCTGGTGACCCAGCGGGCCTGGTCGGTGGCGTTCGTGCTGGCCGAGCCGCAGGAGCGTTTCTTCGAGGACCCGAACTTCTCCACCCTGCTGCGCGGCTGCACGGCCGAGCTGGGCAAGCACGACATCCCGCTGCTGCTGGCCACGGCCGGCACGCAGGAGGAGCGCGGGCGGGTGGTGCGCTTCCTCGGGTCCGGGCACGTGGACGGCGTGCTGCTGGTCTCCACGCACGCCGGCAACCCGCTGCTGGAGGAGCTGAGCCGGGGCGACCTGCCGGTGGTCGCCTGCGGACGGCCGATGGGCCACGAGCGGCGGGTGGCGTACGTGGCGGCGGACGACCGCGAGGGCGCCCGGGACGTGGTGCGCTACCTGCGCGAGCGCGGCCGGCGGCGGGTCGCCACGATCACCGGCCCGCTGGACACGCCGGGCGGCGTGCAGCGCCTGGAGGGGTACCGCGACGTGGTGGGCTCCGACGGGCCGGACCTGGTCGCGCACGGCGACTACACCCAGCGGTCCGGCGAGGAGGCCATGCGGCAGCTGCTGGAACGCGCCCCCGACCTGGACGCGGTCTTCGTCGCCTCCGACCTGATGGCGCTGGGGGCGCTGACCGCGTTGCGGCGGGCCGGGCGCCGGGTGCCCGAGGACGTGGCGGTGGCGGGGTTCGACGACGCCCCGATCGCGGTGGGCGCCGAGCCGCCGCTGACGACCGTGCGCCAGCCGATGGAGCGGATCAGCGCCGAGCTGGTGCGGCTGCTGATGGCCCGCATCGCCGGGGAGGAGCCCTCGGCGGTGATCCTGCCGACGGAGCTGGTGGTCCGCCGGTCCGCCTGA